A stretch of Phaeodactylum tricornutum CCAP 1055/1 chromosome 26, whole genome shotgun sequence DNA encodes these proteins:
- a CDS encoding predicted protein, whose amino-acid sequence MRQSTAAASKLKSNDQQLSCVTNRIVAWYQGSPKKTANSKIVRSNGIDRSKDESELPASSRWRKISTGKWGPWQRTELTNPRTRSALTQKSRQIHLPRGGTVTIYPGLLSKTQRATLSQELLSSNLFRQYEIQGMPEPRVHFLLHEQATDEPEAPQPGYRYGSVRMKACPLRGLPKLCRLSKIVGKRAGVESWNIGVNPVFYRDGKDRIGAHADDDQGESCILSVIVASPIPLRRLLIQPKPTKIVDRTVLGTKQKGNKRLKLKTGNGDIVDDGVDEQHELRLGPGDAYCMDGEMQEHYVHSLPPDEHSKGSVEGRRIIVVFRSGTQKVFKKDSGKPCNLAALEPRPDLCFTFGNEIKDLREGDIYGGRQLRAMNAHRSTQRSVSGNKVMGCDAITVSRDREDDTFVRFSFAAETRVGGGSMLTSLQKGYPVRVFRTSALHNKYKAVAKKSGPKSKSNVYRYDGLYHIESAVEELGDKVNDVSLGLSNMINRKSEIIFRLCRSSENSVSSMRLLRRIVIERMTHSKVTSNNDLRKNCPKKIIVN is encoded by the exons ATGAGACAAAGCACCGCCGCAGCCTCCAAATTGAAAAGTAACG ATCAACAACTAAGTTGCGTCACTAACCGGATCGTTGCCTGGTATCAAGGGTCACCGAAGAAGACTGCGAACAGTAAGATTGTCCGGAGCAACGGCATCGACCGATCCAAGGATGAGTCCGAATTGCCCGCGTCC AGCCGTTGGCGCAAAATATCGACCGGGAAATGGGGCCCTTGGCAACGTACGGAGCTCACCAATCCTCGCACTCGCTCTGCCCTTACCCAAAAAAGCCGACAAATCCATCTGCCTCGCGGTGGTACCGTCACAATCTATCCCGGACTACTCTCCAAAACCCAACGAGCGACGCTGAGCCAAGAGCTCCTCTCTAGCAATTTATTTCGTCAGTATGAGATTCAAGGTATGCCGGAACCACGGGTGCACTTTTTGCTACACGAGCAGGCTACTGATGAGCCCGAAGCCCCGCAACCCGGATACAGGTATGGGAGTGTGCGCATGAAAGCGTGCCCTTTACGAGGGCTCCCCAAGCTCTGTCGCTTATCGAAAATTGTGGGCAAAAGGGCTGGCGTAGAGAGCTGGAATATTGGGGTCAATCCAGTATTCTACCGAGACGGCAAAGATCGAATTGGAGCACacgccgacgacgatcaGGGCGAATCCTGCATCTTGAGTGTTATCGTGGCTTCCCCTATTCCGCTTCGACGACTCTTGATTCAACCTAAACCAACCAAAATTGTGGATAGGACTGTACTTGGGACAAAGCAGAAAGGAAACAAACGGTTGAAACTAAAAACGGGAAACGGCGATATTGTTGATGATGGTGTGGATGAACAGCATGAGCTTCGACTGGGTCCGGGGGATGCATACTGCATGGATG GAGAGATGCAGGAGCACTATGTTCATTCCCTCCCCCCCGATGAACACAGTAAAGGTTCAGTAGAAGGGCGCCGTATTATTGTCGTCTTTCGTTCAGGCACACAAAAAGTGTTCAAAAAGGATTCCGGTAAACCATGCAACTTGGCGGCTTTGGAGCCTCGACCTGATCTGTGTTTTACGTTTGGAAACGAAATAAAAGATTTGCGGGAGGGCGACATCTACGGCGGACGTCAGCTGCGGGCAATGAATGCCCATCG ATCCACACAGCGCAGTGTCAGCGGGAATAAAGTCATGGGATGTGATGCAATTACAGTTTCTCGGGATCGCGAGGATGACACTTTTGTGAGATTTTCCTTTGCAGCAGAAACACGTGTTGGTGGGGGGAGCATGCTCACAAGTTTGCAGAAGGGATATCCTGTTCGGGTCTTTCGCACGTCAGCTTTGCACAATAAGTACAAAGCAGTCGCAAAGAAAAGTGGCCCAAAGTCAAAGTCAAATGTGTACCGGTACGATGGCCTTTACCATATAGAATCTGCGGTGGAAGAACTGGGAGACAAAGTAAACGATGTGTCCCTTGGCTTGAGCAACATGATCAACCGCAAGTCAGAAATTATTTTTCGGCTTTGTCGATCCTCAGAGAACAGTGTATCGTCAATGCGCCTTTTGAGACGCATTGTCATTGAGCGCATGACCCACAGCAAAGTGACCAGCAACAACGATCTGCGCAAAAACTGTCCGAAGAAGATCATTGTCAATTAA
- a CDS encoding predicted protein has product MNRWFGSESPASAARNDELPSDEAEKGTTMPGMVHRAERVLEQATSAGIRGIPSRLLRDCYGLVLLSGVSTSFLLSGSLATGIVLAKADPPSSSVPTERLSCPTASSKAEIANPSRVPDNDDTVEWTYPCACVVSGKGWGLSVGVVYQDIMIFLMEPSALQFYGNRLGVSIGGHVGITLGVGRNLGVSLGRKGGNVSIAWTKGAAAGVSVDGGVVGVRPQVNADFYQRPGITAQQILLEHHRNNLILPASQAHVLDRLYEKLHALVRQSQREEGAFAPAPDPAEAQAIQDAIQEKGGLRQASTQDDQMERQARKVKVSNCLQEYDTDQNASAQ; this is encoded by the coding sequence ATGAATCGCTGGTTCGGTAGTGAGTCTCCGGCTTCGGCAGCACGCAACGACGAACTCCCGTCCGATGAGGCCGAGAAGGGCACAACGATGCCGGGTATGGTGCACCGGGCCGAACGTGTCCTCGAGCAAGCCACCAGCGCGGGCATCCGAGGGATTCCGTCCCGATTGCTCCGAGATTGTTACGGACTCGTGCTACTCTCCGGAGTCTCCACCTCGTTCCTTCTCTCCGGGAGTCTCGCCACTGGAATTGTTCTCGCTAAAGCCGATCCGCCCTCTTCCAGCGTTCCAACAGAAAGGTTGTCCTGTCCAACGGCTTCCTCCAAAGCCGAAATCGCCAATCCATCGCGAGTTCCAGATAACGACGACACCGTGGAATGGACTTATCCGTGCGCCTGTGTCGTCAGCGGCAAAGGCTGGGGCCTATCCGTAGGTGTCGTCTATCAAGATATTATGATTTTTCTAATGGAGCCCTCCGCACTGCAGTTCTACGGCAATCGCTTGGGGGTCAGTATTGGAGGTCACGTCGGTATCACTTTGGGAGTCGGCCGCAATCTGGGGGTCTCGCTGGGACGTAAAGGAGGCAACGTGTCGATTGCATGGACCAAGGGCGCTGCGGCGGGCGTTTCCGTCGATGGCGGTGTGGTCGGCGTGCGCCCCCAAGTCAACGCCGATTTCTACCAACGGCCCGGCATTACGGCGCAGCAAATACTCCTCGAACACCATCGCAACAACTTGATCCTCCCCGCCAGCCAAGCACACGTTCTGGACCGATTGTACGAGAAACTTCACGCACTCGTCCGGCAATCGCAACGGGAGGAAGGGGCCTTTGCGCCGGCGCCGGATCCGGCCGAAGCCCAAGCGATTCAAGATGCAATccaggaaaaaggaggcTTGCGACAAGCTTCCACTCAAGATGATCAGATGGAACGCCAAGCCCGCAAGGTTAAGGTCTCCAACTGCTTGCAGGAATACGACACCGACCAGAACGCGTCGGCACAGTAA
- a CDS encoding predicted protein → MSERGLSSPRGKSTFPVIRRNSFNESEYSRSSYESLGLVDHVHRLEALLSNSLETSSTLQTCVDEDDDLAAELKRLEHAEQLLRQELEDLEVNGVPKPDSSTQGVFSSDNRARERTLSASREELTVSNVEDDDDDADDMFNYMLNFTTGASPLSTSKGRLKTDSDRFDAISTPPHTPPRTVLSPLRQRRLDVLGLDDNASFHEQSCAQEDGNTRRSSSWSVEDWSSYNQPSEGSLESESIESGSVFSNLGVASVDRSSSFPVDVLARGDVDDEDKPVKATKVDVLADGDVVEVEEIDEVPLEAADTLASSTPWARRRIHNQTEMQQSKSTTPIISSRSITTSADTVQSSSIEVSRSPSSAAIPKRIPAITPRHTKTPEYDHFQGPDTSSQHTIPTRKSSRKKNEWSAMLSHSGKAKVILRPLANDRPATTRDNSMSPRLFPKTRNSPSAFGNGHAVETRGILQTETYPSSISKCDDPQRFEDLQSFGAGSQNPAQQQANDESTSRRVGSLVSAAPRQDTRRPKVPHRIAMGYAHHQLRDDDDQDAQVSTCGWKFGGERTSNGIFFCLALIALVLTRSPCSAVAARKATLRYSIDYYSTGGAPHLAGILHLFQYH, encoded by the exons ATGTCGGAAAGGGGTTTGTCGTCACCCCGCGGAAAGTCTACTTTCCCAGTGATACGTCGCAACAGTTTCAACGAAAGCGAGTACAGTCGATCATCCTACGAATCGTTAGGTCTCGTCGATCATGTGCATCGCCTGGAGGCGCTTTTGTCCAATTCGCTAGAAACCAGCAGTACACTGCAGACATGtgtcgatgaagacgatgactTGGCAGCGGAATTGAAACGGCTAGAACACGCAGAGCAGTTGCTGCGGCAAGAGTTGGAAGACCTCGAAGTAAATGGCGTCCCGAAGCCGGATTCATCGACGCAAGGCGTTTTTTCGAGCGACAATCGAGCTCGCGAAAGGACGCTGAGCGCTTCCAGAGaggaactgacagtgagcaatgtagaagacgacgacgacgacgcagACGATATGTTTAACTATATGCTGAACTTTACGACTGGAGCGTCTCCCCTTTCCACTTCGAAAGGACGCCTGAAAACAGACAGCGACAGGTTCGATGCCATTTCAACCCCCCCGCACACACCGCCTCGAACCGTCCTGTCACCACTGCGGCAACGTCGCTTGGATGTCCTGGGTTTGGATGACAACGCTTCTTTCCACGAACAAAGCTGCGCCCAAGAAGATGGCAACACAAGACGGTCGTCGAGTTGGAGTGTGGAGGATTGGTCCTCCTACAATCAACCGTCGGAGGGGAGCCTCGAGTCGGAGAGCATCGAGTCTGGATCGGTATTCTCCAATCTAGGCGTCGCCAGCGTAGATCGCTCCTCCTCCTTTCCAGTGGACGTGCTAGCCCGTGGCGATGTTGACGATGAGGATAAACCTGTTAAAGCGACAAAGGTTGATGTATTGGCTGATGGCGATGTGGTTGAAGTGGAAGAGATCGATGAAGTGCCTCTCGAGGCTGCCGATACACTGGCATCCTCAACACCGTGGGCCAGGAGAAGGATTCACAATCAAACAGAGATGCAGCAGAGTAAATCCACAACACCAATCATTTCAAGTCGAAGTATTACGACTTCCGCAGACACAGTTCAAAGCAGTTCTATCGAAGTTAGTCGGAGTCCATCATCAGCAGCCATACCAAAGAGAATCCCCGCAATCACCCCCCGCCACACAAAGACACCAGAATATGATCACTTTCAAGGCCCAGATACCTCCTCTCAACATACCATTCCCACTCGAAAATCATcgcgaaagaaaaatgaatGGTCGGCCATGCTGTCCCATTCGGGGAAAGCAAAGGTCATACTGCGTCCCTTGGCCAATGATCGTCCTGCTACAACAAGGGATAATTCAATGTCTCCTCGTCTCTTTCCAAAGACTCGAAATTCGCCTTCGGCGTTTGGCAATGGACATGCCGTCGAGACCCGCGGTATACTCCAAACGGAAACTTATCCGTCGTCGATCTCCAAGTGCGACGATCCCCAACGATTCGAAGATTTACAATCTTTCGGAGCGGGGAGTCAAAATCCGGCCCAGCAACAAGCCAATGACGAAAGCACATCGCGGCGGGTTGGAAGTCTCGTCTCGGCAGCTCCGAGGCAGGATACACGCCGGCCGAAGGTTCCTCACCGTATCGCGATGGGCTATGCTCATCACCAACTGCGAGACGATGACGATCAGGATGCGCAGGTGTCTACATGCGGATGGAAGTTCGGTGGCGAAAGGACTTCGAACGGAATATTCTTTTGCTTAGCCTTGATTGCATTGGTTCT TACCCGCTCTCCTTGCTCCGCTGTTGCCGCCCGCAAGGCCACGTTACGCTATTCCATCGACTATTATTCTACAGGCGGTGCACCGCACCTTGCCGGTATCCTGCACCTTTTTCAATATCACTAA
- a CDS encoding predicted protein: protein FIEGRIPPEFGAMTNMETFVLSGNKLTGTLPTSLGDWSNLRMLNLNGNRFTGTIPRAYSFRSLTSLDLGDNLLYGDVPASLFSTSSKLVKLVLAKNSLRGTFPASLGELSSLETLQAADNEWNQFPLEVTLLSSLVQLDLSGNVFGGLLPPQIGNLSSLRELFLNGCNFSGGIPPELSNLTNLERILDLSDNSLLGTIPSSLGNLVNLRRLFLQNNKLSGGVPSTFASMTNIKSIRLESNSLTGTVP, encoded by the coding sequence TTCATTGAAGGCAGGATCCCACCAGAATTTGGAGCAATGACAAACATGGAGACATTTGTTCTTTCAGGCAATAAATTGACAGGGACACTTCCCACCTCTTTAGGCGATTGGTCCAATCTACGCATGCTCAATCTCAACGGCAATCGTTTCACAGGAACCATCCCGAGGGCCTACAGCTTTCGAAGTCTCACATCGCTGGACTTGGGCGATAATTTGCTTTATGGTGATGTTCCCGCATCGCTTTTCAGCACCTCTAGTAAACTTGTAAAGCTCGTTCTGGCCAAGAATAGTCTCCGGGGCACATTCCCTGCTTCGCTTGGCGAGTTGTCAAGCCTAGAGACCTTGCAGGCGGCCGACAATGAGTGGAATCAATTTCCCCTTGAAGTTACGCTATTGTCTAGCTTGGTACAGCTAGATTTGAGTGGAAATGTATTTGGTGGCTTGCTACCGCCACAAATAGGGAATCTCTCCAGTCTCCGTGAACTCTTCTTGAACGGCTGCAACTTTTCCGGTGGCATCCCGCCGGAGTTGTCGAATTTGACCAATCTTGAACgcattttggatttgtccGATAATTCGTTGCTCGGTACTATTCCTTCTTCTCTCGGTAATCTCGTCAATCTTCGGCGACTATTTCTACAGAACAACAAACTGTCGGGTGGTGTTCCGTCAACGTTTGCGAGCATGACCAATATCAAATCGATTCGGTTGGAAAGTAACAGCTTGACCGGCACCGTGCCC
- a CDS encoding predicted protein, with translation MSRKTKDFTIANNSLPEFGNPPDKHSRKKKSKIRKKDRPLWSAPRTDAPLTATDGETNSVNEALGYSQFHSHDAEHESDDGWSDTSGKSSEPDLGKGRQGLTKNAATIQTNVAESRQADPPMICNLPVPVSFSSDDEDSSGEDSDHGFAHSALGASPYTVKQRSNEDLTRDINQRPPSPPASPKKNTSEHFIGYRSMDTNRKAIPHYLTRTSSRPDPSDSPNFHSSNARQHQHEPQYNPNEQSSVGSPRINGIEFAGNYGDGRVSGNEKGTRGYDPDYESDQTGLQYIPRDPYQDSDYDLQNDPRYYPETAESGSEYIPAIYNAEFPDASKTDPETGYLPSQSQLLREANDSISSSQVQKRDRRTMTWLIVCLGCALVALAALTGGIVGALVSKEDADVVELSEPTENSSPTTPAANITKAPTIPTLVPTSSPADIEERTEGPTPSPQTFSPTSLATTITSLLPTPSPTRMEQSTEFPTQAPQTISPTSLAPTIPNPVPTPSPTDTKESEGEPTQSPQTIFPPTTASSEEGTSNAPAAAITNTPQVATTPAPVTGGGGFGTSGGFGTGGWWR, from the coding sequence TACAGACGGGGAAACCAACTCCGTTAACGAAGCTCTGGGCTATTCTCAATTTCATTCTCACGATGCCGAGCACGAATCTGACGACGGTTGGTCTGATACTTCCGGTAAAAGTAGTGAGCCAGACCTGGGGAAAGGACGGCAGGGTCTAACAAAGAACGCCGCCACGATCCAAACCAACGTCGCAGAATCTCGTCAAGCCGATCCTCCGATGATTTGCAATCTCCCTGTACCGGTATCCTTTAGttccgacgatgaagacTCTAGTGGAGAGGATAGTGACCATGGATTTGCGCATTCCGCGCTCGGAGCATCTCCTTacactgtcaaacagcggTCAAATGAAGACTTGACGCGAGACATCAATCAGCGACCTCCTTCCCCTCCCGCATCTCCGAAAAAGAATACGTCCGAACATTTCATTGGGTACCGTTCTATGGACACAAACCGCAAGGCAATTCCCCATTATTTGACACGCACAAGTAGCCGTCCGGACCCTAGCGATAGTCCAAATTTTCACAGCAGCAATGCCCGTCAACATCAGCACGAGCCGCAGTACAATCCAAACGAGCAGAGCTCTGTTGGTAGTCCTCGTATAAATGGGATTGAATTTGCCGGGAACTACGGAGATGGACGAGTTTCCGGCAATGAGAAGGGTACGCGAGGGTACGATCCTGACTACGAGAGTGATCAGACCGGCCTACAGTACATTCCAAGAGATCCGTACCAGGATTCCGATTATGATCTCCAAAACGATCCTCGATACTATCCCGAAACGGCTGAAAGCGGTAGTGAATACATTCCCGCAATCTATAACGCCGAATTTCCCGATGCCTCGAAGACAGACCCCGAGACCGGGTATTTGCCATCACAGTCGCAACTACTCCGAGAGGCCAATGATTCGATTTCGTCCAGCCAAGTTCAGAAGCGTGACCGGCGCACAATGACATGGCTCATTGTGTGTCTGGGATGCGCTCTCGTGGCACTGGCTGCTCTAACAGGAGGAATAGTCGGAGCTTTGGTGTCCAAAGAGGATGCCGATGTGGTTGAACTGTCGGAGCCAACGGAAAACAGTTCCCCAACCACGCCCGCTGCCAACATAACAAAGGCACCAACAATCCCAACTCTAGTACCCACTTCTTCGCCAGCCGATATTGAAGAGAGAACAGAGGGACCAACTCCATCTCCTCAAACATTCTCACCCACATCATTGGCCACAACGATCACAAGTCTTCTACCGACACCTTCGCCAACGAGAATGGAACAGAGTACAGAATTTCCTACTCAAGCTCCGCAAACAATTTCACCCACGTCCTTGGCACCAACGATCCCAAATCCAGTTCCGACACCTTCACCAACGGACACTAAAGAAAGTGAAGGAGAACCAACGCAATCTCCTCAAACAATTTTTCCCCCTACAACCGCTTCAAGCGAAGAAGGTACTAGCAATGCGCCAGCGGCCGCCATTACAAATACCCCACAAGTTGCGACAACGCCTGCGCCTGTTACCGGCGGTGGTGGTTTCGGAACTAGCGGTGGATTTGGCACCGGTGGATGGTGGCGGTAG